In Cryptomeria japonica chromosome 10, Sugi_1.0, whole genome shotgun sequence, a genomic segment contains:
- the LOC131038201 gene encoding formin-like protein 8 encodes MGVHHAKLAACLMTLVFSCTWVCRGEVLDTMDEEYIVHDYVETGIQGVSGEDDNSNQLKWPLDRIRTLLGLQASLKAVADAPSPNAEPPSYDNSGGNNNNDNNSIPFLPLGPSLTTPTPPDHEFSSPAFNFNAPYPVYKKRSGNGKVIAVSVVVTAAVTLVAAGLLFYYMQWRFVGNGRAIEEQPRSERGLLNSSVSEGSDFFKGLNASELGTLHEGSDLAYSFNRDKFERVTFPTYLEHNDTIGSPEVQAMRLTKKPTRFPSLECLSDDDSYHSTCETPSTDSKRPSESRLPAWDLPSSHSSPCPSSSSSSPPPSSPVKSTPSQLAAGSFFPPTKQDPPKPPPTPIPFRPLPPPQAVSVRSPPVQFQSTTGLPNSKEAKKPSILARDSQSSIPPLPPHPPPLFSRTGQNSNQSGTQKGVQLFNANGRNENQTPLPKLKPLYWDKVRAPPDRTMVWNRLRSGSFELDEEMIESLFGCNTTNTTNTVKNEATKSSVVHPPAKDQPILDPKKSQNVAILLRALNVTREEVCDALLQGKGLSTELLETLVKMVPTREEEARLKEYNGDISKLGPGERFIKALLDIPYAFQRVDAMLYRANFEEEVVCIQNSLETLELACKELRCSRLFLKLLEAVLKTGNRMNVGTFRGEAQAFKLDALLKLVDIKGIDGKTTLLHFVVLEIIRAEGMQSAERSNGPNGRACTSSSDTKTLEDKEQDYRKLGLQLISGLSNELHNVKKAAGIDSQALISSLSNLSEGFVKICQIRESELQGLRISTETNQNITHGKFHQSMACFLQQAEDKIGQLQKEEERVFSLVKDITEYFHGDCEKEELHPIRIFVIVRDFLAILDNVCKEVSRMKQNFQTSAQKGSSMISTHKSSHSLFPTTLNKKPDGSGNESVSP; translated from the exons ATGGGTGTTCATCATGCCAAATTGGCAGCATGTCTGAtgacattagtgttttcttgtacTTGGGTTTGTCGAGGAGAGGTACTTGATACTATGGATGAAGAATATATTGTTCATGATTATGTGGAGACTGGGATCCAGGGGGTCTCAGGAGAAGATGATAATTCAAATCAGCTTAAGTGGCCTTTGGATAGAATCAGAACTCTGCTGGGACTGCAGGCAAGCCTGAAAGCAGTTGCAGATGCCCCTTCCCCAAATGCAGAGCCCCCCTCATATGATAATAGCGGcggcaacaacaacaatgataataaTAGTATACCTTTCTTGCCTCTGGGGCCATCCTTGACAACTCCCACACCTCCTGATCATGAGTTCTCTTCCCCTGCATTCAATTTCAATGCACCTTATCCAGTGTACAAGAAGAGAAGTGGCAATGGGAAAGTAATTGCTGTTTCAGTTGTAGTTACTGCTGCAGTAACTCTTGTTGCAGCTGGATTGCTTTTCTACTACATGCAATGGAGATTTGTTGGAAATGGGCGTGCAATAGAAGAGCAGCCTAGATCAGAGAGAGGGCTTTTGAATTCAAGTGTTAGTGAAGGGTCTGATTTCTTCAAGGGGCTCAATGCTTCAG AATTGGGCACGCTCCATGAGGGATCAGACTTGGCTTATTCCTTTAACCGGGATAAATTTGAGAGAGTGACCTTTCCAACATATCTGGAACATAATGATACTATAGGGAGTCCTGAGGTTCAGGCTATGCGCTTAACCAAAAAGCCAACTCGCTTTCCTTCGTTGGAATGTCTATCTGATGACGATTCCTATCATTCAACTTGTGAGACACCTTCTACAGATTCAAAAAGACCTTCTGAATCTCGGCTACCAGCTTGGGACCTACCATCTTCACATTCTTCCCCTTGTccgtcatcttcatcatcatcaccgcCCCCTTCCTCTCCTGTTAAATCCACTCCCTCCCAACTCGCTGCAGGCAGCTTCTTCCCTCCAACCAAACAGGATCCACCAAAACCACCTCCTACACCCATTCCATTTAGGCCTTTACCTCCTCCACAAGCAGTGTCTGTTAGATCTCCTCCTGTTCAGTTTCAGAGCACTACAGGCTTACCTAATTCAAAAGAAGCAAAGAAACCTTCTATACTTGCAAGAGACTCACAGTCATCTATTCCTCCTTTGCCACCCCATCCCCCACCATTATTCTCAAGGACAGGTCAAAATTCAAACCAATCAGGCACACAGAAAGGCGTGCAACTATTCAATGCCAATGGGAGAAATGAGAATCAGACTCCTCTTCCCAAGTTGAAGCCCCTGTACTGGGATAAGGTCCGTGCTCCTCCCGATCGCACAATGGTGTGGAACAGGCTGAGATCGGGTTCCTTTGA GTTGGATGAAGAAATGATTGAGTCTTTATTTGGTTGCAATACCACAAATACCACAAATACGGTGAAAAATGAAGCAACCAAGTCCTCAGTTGTTCATCCACCTGCAAAGGATCAGCCCATTCTTGATCCTAAGAAATCACAGAACGTCGCTATACTTTTAAGGGCTTTGAATGTTACTAGAGAGGAAGTCTGTGATGCGCTACTGCAAG GCAAAGGCCTAAGCACAGAGCTTTTGGAGACGCTGGTAAAGATGGTACCAactagagaagaagaagcaagactaAAGGAGTATAATGGTGATATTTCCAAACTAGGTCCTGGAGAACGGTTCATCAAAGCATTGCTAGATATTCCTTATGCATTCCAAAGGGTTGATGCAATGCTGTACAGGGCCAATTTTGAAGAGGAAGTAGTGTGCATTCAAAATTCGCTGGAGACATTAGAG TTGGCATGCAAAGAACTAAGATGCAGTCGTCTGTTTCTCAAGCTTCTGGAAGCTGTCTTAAAGACAGGTAATCGCATGAATGTTGGTACCTTCCGCGGTGAAGCTCAAGCTTTTAAGCTTGATGCGCTACTCAAATTGGTAGATATTAAAGGGATTGATGGAAAGACAACATTACTTCATTTTGTTGTTCTGGAGATCATCAGGGCAGAAGGCATGCAATCGGCAGAGAGATCTAATGGCCCAAATGGTAGAGCCTGTACTTCAAGCAGTGACACTAAGACTCTTGAGGATAAAGAACAAGATTACAGAAAGCTCGGGTTGCAACTCATTTCAGGGTTGAGTAACGAATTACACAATGTAAAAAAGGCTGCAGGAATTGATTCACAAGCTTTGATAAGTTCTCTGTCAAATCTTTCTGAGGGGTTCGTTAAAATATGCCAGATTCGGGAATCAGAGTTGCAAGGATTGAGAATAAGTACAGAAACAAATCAGAATATCACACATGGAAAGTTTCATCAGTCCATGGCATGCTTTCTCCAGCAGGCAGAGGACAAGATTGGTCAGTTACAGAAAGAAGAAGAGAGAGTTTTTTCACTTGTAAAGGACATCACAGAGTACTTTCATGGGGATTGTGAGAAGGAAGAACTGCACCCAATTCGCATTTTTGTAATTGTCAGGGACTTTTTAGCCATTCTAGACAACGTATGTAAAGAAGTGAGCAGAATGAAGCAGAATTTTCAAACTTCTGCACAGAAAGGATCCTCCATGATTTCCACACACAAGTCCTCTCATTCTCTTTTCCCCACAACGTTGAATAAAAAGCCTGATGGTTCTGGCAATGAAAGTGTTTCTCCATGA